In Streptomyces sp. NBC_01551, one DNA window encodes the following:
- a CDS encoding ABC transporter permease, translating to MARTRKGLTPPRLTPRDVLHVGSAGLRSRPMRVFLSALGIAIGIATMIAVVGVSASSQAKLLRELDKLGTNMLVATPGQSMFAGQDTKLPKEAPGMVSRIEGVESVGTTGDVPVSVRRSENIPKEETGGIAVKAAKDDLLKTLRARMGSGTWLNAATGGYPSVVLGNVSAARLGITAPGQQVFIAGQYFTVIGILDPIPLAPEIERSALVGWDAAERLLGFDGHPTAVYERSSDDRVAAVRELIARTANPQTPSAVSVTDPSAALQAKAATEGAFSTLLLGLGGIALLVGGVGVANTMIISVLERRHEIGLRRSLGATKGQVRIQFVTESLLLSGLGGLAGLALGATATALYAHAGDLPWVVPLWSLTGGFASTLAIGTLAGLYPATRAARLSPTLALRAG from the coding sequence ATGGCTCGTACGAGGAAGGGGCTGACGCCCCCGCGCCTGACTCCCCGGGACGTCCTGCACGTCGGGTCGGCCGGGCTGCGCTCGCGGCCCATGCGGGTGTTCCTGTCGGCGCTGGGCATCGCCATCGGCATCGCGACGATGATCGCGGTCGTCGGCGTCTCGGCGTCCAGCCAGGCCAAGCTGCTGCGGGAGCTCGACAAGCTGGGTACGAACATGCTGGTCGCGACCCCGGGTCAGTCGATGTTCGCGGGCCAGGACACCAAGCTGCCGAAGGAGGCCCCGGGGATGGTCTCCCGCATCGAGGGCGTCGAGTCGGTCGGCACGACGGGTGACGTGCCGGTGTCGGTACGTCGGTCGGAGAACATCCCGAAGGAGGAGACGGGCGGCATCGCGGTCAAGGCGGCCAAGGACGACCTCCTCAAGACGCTGCGGGCCCGGATGGGCAGCGGCACCTGGCTGAACGCCGCGACGGGCGGCTACCCCTCGGTGGTGCTCGGCAACGTCTCCGCCGCCCGGCTCGGCATCACCGCGCCGGGGCAGCAGGTGTTCATCGCCGGCCAGTACTTCACGGTGATCGGCATCCTGGACCCGATCCCGCTGGCGCCGGAGATCGAGCGCTCGGCGCTGGTCGGCTGGGACGCGGCGGAGCGGCTGCTCGGCTTCGACGGGCACCCCACGGCGGTGTACGAGCGCTCGTCGGACGACCGCGTGGCGGCGGTCCGGGAGCTGATCGCGCGGACGGCCAACCCGCAGACGCCGAGCGCGGTCTCGGTGACCGACCCCTCGGCGGCGCTCCAGGCGAAGGCCGCCACGGAGGGCGCCTTCAGCACCCTCCTGTTGGGGCTGGGCGGCATCGCCCTGCTGGTGGGCGGGGTCGGGGTGGCCAACACCATGATCATCTCGGTGCTGGAGCGGCGCCACGAGATCGGCCTGCGCCGGTCGCTGGGCGCGACCAAGGGACAGGTCCGGATCCAGTTCGTGACGGAGTCCCTGCTCCTGTCGGGCCTCGGCGGCCTGGCCGGCCTGGCCCTCGGCGCGACGGCCACGGCCCTCTACGCCCACGCGGGCGACCTCCCCTGGGTGGTCCCCCTCTGGTCCCTGACGGGGGGCTTCGCCTCCACCCTGGCCATCGGCACCCTGGCGGGCCTCTACCCGGCCACGCGCGCGGCCCGCTTGTCCCCAACCCTGGCCTTGCGGGCGGGGTAG
- a CDS encoding ABC transporter ATP-binding protein has translation MPRDPSTHGRAVVELTGVTKDYPGGVAALRGVDLTVMSGELLSIVGPSGSGKSTLLHIVGTLDRPSAGRVAIAGHDIATLSDRALSALRSRHVGFVFQSFHLVPGISAKANVAEGLLYSGLSRAERGRRAARALERVGLGDRMDHRPHELSGGQKQRVAIARAVAGEPDLLLADEPTGALDTASGESVMELLRELNRDGATIAVITHDNEIAASLPRQVRIRDGEIVADVWNAGPMSHAGAL, from the coding sequence CTGCCGAGGGATCCGAGTACGCACGGCCGCGCCGTCGTCGAGCTGACCGGGGTGACGAAGGATTACCCCGGCGGGGTCGCGGCCCTGCGCGGCGTCGACCTGACCGTCATGAGCGGCGAACTCCTGTCCATCGTCGGCCCGTCGGGCTCCGGCAAGTCCACGCTGCTGCACATCGTCGGCACCCTGGACCGGCCGAGCGCCGGCCGGGTCGCCATCGCCGGACACGACATCGCGACCCTGTCCGACCGGGCGCTGTCGGCGCTGCGCTCGCGCCACGTCGGGTTCGTCTTCCAGTCCTTCCACCTGGTGCCGGGCATCAGCGCCAAGGCCAACGTCGCCGAGGGCCTGCTCTACTCCGGGCTCTCCCGGGCCGAGCGCGGCCGCCGGGCGGCGCGGGCGCTGGAGCGGGTCGGCCTCGGCGACCGCATGGACCACCGGCCGCACGAGCTGTCGGGCGGGCAGAAGCAGCGCGTGGCGATCGCGCGGGCGGTCGCGGGCGAGCCGGACCTGCTGCTCGCCGACGAGCCGACGGGCGCGCTGGACACGGCGTCCGGGGAGTCGGTGATGGAGCTGCTGCGCGAACTGAACCGGGACGGGGCCACCATCGCCGTGATCACCCACGACAACGAGATCGCGGCGAGCCTGCCGCGCCAGGTCCGCATCCGCGACGGCGAGATCGTCGCGGACGTCTGGAACGCCGGGCCCATGTCGCACGCGGGGGCCCTCTGA
- a CDS encoding peptidoglycan-binding protein → MRSRVRRRGRWLLGSLAVVLAVTGGGYAVTARPGAASDGSKDRRADGLPPQTSPVRRGDLSSGLKVEGTLGYAKERKLGAGAAGVLTWVAAEGAAIERDGRLYEVNGRPVRLMYGSTPTYRTMKAGDKGEDVKQLKRNLQALGYGVGLDASDGTFTAGTATGVKRWQKSHGMKQTGEVGKEDVAFASGPQRVQRADAAVGDEPAPGKAVLTLTGTERMVRFQMDVAKAAASAKPGDKVTVGLPGGGTATGKIESVGSTANPEDQGGPGGGGGGGGGGGGDKKPKVEVTVALDDADGVKGPDQSPVTVSLTGETRKGVLSVPVNALLALSGGGFGVQVVENGRVREVPVELGMFGQGRVEVKGDGLKEGAQVGVPAS, encoded by the coding sequence GTGCGAAGCCGCGTGAGGCGGCGCGGCAGGTGGCTGCTGGGCTCGCTGGCCGTGGTCCTCGCGGTCACGGGCGGCGGGTACGCGGTGACGGCGCGGCCTGGGGCGGCCTCCGACGGGTCGAAGGACCGGCGGGCGGACGGGCTGCCGCCGCAGACCTCGCCGGTGCGGCGCGGGGACCTGAGCTCCGGGCTCAAGGTCGAGGGCACCCTCGGGTACGCGAAGGAGCGCAAGCTGGGCGCGGGCGCGGCCGGGGTCCTGACCTGGGTGGCGGCCGAGGGTGCGGCGATCGAGCGGGACGGGAGGCTGTACGAGGTCAACGGCCGGCCGGTGCGGCTGATGTACGGCTCCACGCCGACGTACCGGACGATGAAGGCGGGGGACAAGGGCGAGGACGTCAAGCAGCTGAAGCGGAACCTGCAGGCGCTCGGCTACGGCGTCGGGCTCGACGCCTCCGACGGCACCTTCACGGCGGGCACGGCCACGGGCGTCAAGCGCTGGCAGAAGTCGCACGGCATGAAGCAGACGGGCGAGGTCGGCAAGGAGGACGTCGCGTTCGCGTCGGGGCCGCAGCGGGTGCAGCGGGCCGACGCGGCGGTCGGCGACGAGCCGGCGCCGGGCAAGGCGGTGCTGACCCTGACGGGGACCGAGCGGATGGTCCGCTTCCAGATGGACGTGGCCAAGGCGGCGGCGTCCGCGAAGCCCGGTGACAAGGTGACGGTCGGCCTGCCGGGCGGCGGGACGGCCACCGGGAAGATCGAGTCGGTGGGATCCACCGCCAACCCGGAGGACCAGGGCGGTCCCGGCGGGGGCGGAGGCGGCGGAGGCGGAGGCGGAGGCGACAAGAAGCCGAAGGTCGAGGTGACCGTCGCCCTCGACGACGCGGACGGGGTCAAGGGCCCCGACCAGTCACCGGTGACCGTCAGCCTGACCGGCGAAACCCGCAAGGGCGTGCTCTCCGTACCCGTGAACGCGCTGCTCGCGCTCTCCGGCGGCGGCTTCGGCGTCCAGGTCGTGGAGAACGGCAGGGTGCGCGAAGTCCCCGTCGAACTCGGCATGTTCGGGCAGGGCCGGGTCGAGGTGAAGGGCGACGGCCTCAAGGAAGGCGCCCAGGTGGGGGTCCCGGCATCGTGA
- a CDS encoding NUDIX hydrolase, which yields MRPGFLRPRARKPRQAARLVVLAPSGAVFLFREDNVEVGIHWLPPGGGIDPGESPEDCVRRELWEETGWTDLAPQRLLCTWEHDFTHLGVPVRQHEHIYVTTGPERDPVPESPDAHWRWLSPDALAALGEPLWPPRLPDLLADPPAEPVHLGLLA from the coding sequence ATGCGACCCGGATTCCTCCGCCCCCGTGCCCGAAAGCCCCGTCAGGCAGCGCGACTTGTCGTGCTGGCGCCCAGTGGGGCCGTGTTCCTCTTCCGGGAGGACAACGTCGAGGTCGGCATCCACTGGCTGCCGCCCGGCGGGGGCATCGACCCCGGCGAGAGTCCCGAGGACTGCGTGCGGCGGGAGTTGTGGGAGGAGACCGGGTGGACGGATCTCGCCCCGCAGCGGCTGCTGTGCACGTGGGAGCACGACTTCACCCACCTCGGGGTTCCCGTCCGCCAGCACGAGCACATCTACGTCACCACCGGCCCCGAGCGCGACCCCGTACCGGAGTCCCCGGACGCCCATTGGCGCTGGCTCTCCCCCGACGCGCTCGCCGCGCTCGGCGAACCGCTCTGGCCCCCGCGCCTTCCGGACCTGCTCGCCGACCCTCCAGCGGAGCCGGTCCACCTGGGGCTCCTGGCATAG